A DNA window from Sulfurovum riftiae contains the following coding sequences:
- the pyk gene encoding pyruvate kinase: protein MKKRTKIIATVGPASDSYEQIKALIYAGVNVFRLNFSHGTHEYHSEVLGRIRKAIEETGLITGILQDISGPKIRVGMLEEDFILKSGDLLEFVKEEIVGYKVKEGFYRLSISEPGILDQLQVGEHIYLYDGIIRAVVKGKSDKGVTVEIENEGMLSSRKGVNFPNTRLGIDVLTEKDRKDMLWGIENGVDFMAISFVQNRKDMSAAREIITSNGGSVQLLAKIEKFDAIENIDAILEESDGIMVARGDLGIEIPYYEVPLTQKMLIKKANNMSKPVIVATQMLLSMTTKETASRAEISDVANAVLDGADAVMLSEESAIGHNPVLAVQTMVQTIQAAEEYYPYEKFGQFEMHDRGDKIDESAVRLSKSLDCSGIIAMTASGGTAKKAARYRPSQPIYAVTHDQRTAQSLTLVWGVVPAFSVAKSDLRTMMAEVMEQGLERKVLDIDSSYILVAGDPVGVPGSTNLIRVVTRYEMEFFASLAKENKWVD, encoded by the coding sequence ATGAAAAAACGCACCAAGATAATAGCGACCGTCGGGCCGGCTTCGGACTCCTATGAACAGATCAAAGCACTGATCTATGCGGGTGTCAATGTCTTTCGGCTCAACTTCTCGCATGGAACACACGAGTACCACTCCGAAGTACTTGGCCGCATCAGAAAAGCCATAGAAGAGACAGGGCTTATTACCGGCATACTGCAGGACATCAGCGGTCCGAAGATCAGGGTGGGGATGCTTGAGGAGGATTTCATACTCAAAAGCGGGGACCTGCTGGAGTTCGTCAAAGAGGAGATCGTCGGATACAAGGTCAAAGAGGGATTTTACAGGCTCAGCATCAGTGAACCGGGTATTTTGGACCAGCTGCAGGTGGGAGAGCATATCTACCTCTATGACGGGATCATCCGTGCAGTCGTCAAAGGGAAGAGCGATAAGGGGGTAACCGTAGAGATAGAGAATGAGGGGATGCTCTCCTCACGCAAAGGGGTCAACTTTCCCAATACGCGCCTGGGTATAGATGTCCTGACAGAGAAAGACCGCAAAGACATGCTCTGGGGTATTGAGAACGGAGTGGATTTCATGGCGATCTCTTTTGTGCAGAACAGAAAAGACATGAGTGCAGCCAGAGAGATCATTACTTCCAACGGTGGCAGTGTGCAGTTGCTGGCCAAGATCGAGAAATTTGATGCCATCGAGAATATCGATGCTATTTTGGAAGAGAGTGACGGCATTATGGTCGCCAGAGGAGATCTTGGTATCGAGATTCCGTACTATGAGGTGCCTCTGACACAGAAAATGCTCATCAAAAAAGCCAACAATATGAGCAAACCTGTTATCGTAGCGACACAGATGCTGCTCTCCATGACCACCAAGGAGACTGCTTCGCGTGCAGAGATCAGCGATGTGGCCAATGCGGTACTTGACGGTGCCGATGCTGTAATGCTCTCAGAAGAGAGTGCCATCGGGCACAATCCTGTCCTCGCGGTGCAGACCATGGTGCAGACCATTCAGGCGGCAGAAGAGTATTACCCTTATGAGAAGTTCGGGCAGTTCGAAATGCACGACAGAGGGGACAAGATAGACGAATCGGCAGTCCGCCTCTCCAAAAGCCTTGACTGTTCGGGGATCATTGCGATGACCGCTTCGGGAGGAACAGCCAAAAAAGCGGCACGCTACAGGCCGAGCCAGCCTATTTACGCGGTGACCCATGACCAGCGGACGGCACAGTCTTTGACTCTTGTTTGGGGTGTGGTGCCGGCTTTTTCTGTAGCCAAGAGCGATCTTCGTACCATGATGGCAGAAGTGATGGAACAGGGGCTGGAGAGAAAAGTACTTGATATTGACAGTTCTTACATATTGGTAGCCGGCGATCCGGTAGGTGTCCCCGGTTCGACCAATCTCATACGGGTAGTGACCCGCTACGAGATGGAGTTCTTTGCTTCGCTTGCCAAAGAGAACAAGTGGGTGGATTAG